One segment of Danaus plexippus chromosome 10, MEX_DaPlex, whole genome shotgun sequence DNA contains the following:
- the LOC116767021 gene encoding U3 small nucleolar RNA-associated protein 18 homolog: MKRKNSRLDEEETRLSELLFNKTRKFTENISENKKDIDIDRKPAWIDDDDEKTPINIIPQVKSEGLYVQKLKQKYETLIGTPSWAKVKEKNDADDKDDEDDKLLRTVGHLQKTKTKSLKKDVLEIKKFPKINSETSNEGPFISSVEFHPNMSVVLVGGKAGIVSLFSIGGDVNSKLHSFKLKKWNVTTSQFSPDGSEAYIASKLCHSYCVYNLAKAEPMLVQLPRIVKTAKIFKLSPDGKFIATSDGFDEIYIICANSKELLRALKHNTNVESVVFSNNSENLYCYGIQGEITVWDLSMFRSIKKFMDNGCITASKIAMSHCGQLLATGSGEGIVNIYETKNLATQNPLPLKTIMNLTTKITDLKFNSTTEILSITSSYFPNALKLIHIPSYHVFCNFPKQNLYQVETVSFSPNSGYMGIGNNKGCAYLYRLKHFKNY; this comes from the exons atgaaaCGGAAAAATTCCCGACTGGATGAAGAGGAAACGag GCTGTCGGAATTGCTTTTCAACAAAACCAGAAagtttactgaaaatatatcagaaaacaaaaaagacaTTGATATAGACCGCAAACCAGCTTGGATAGATGACGATGATGAAAAAActcctattaatattatacctcAAGTCAAGTCTGAAGGACTTTATGTtcaaaaacttaaacaaaagTATGAAACACTTATTGGTACACCAAGTTGGGCTAAAGTCAAAGAGAAGAATGACGCTGATGATAAAGATGATGAAGATGACAAATTACTGAGAACCGTTGGTCACTTACAGAAGACAAAAACAAAGAGTCTGAAGAAAGATGtcttggaaataaaaaagttccCAAAAATTAATTCTGAGACAAGTAACGAAGGGCCCTTTATATCATCAGTAGAATTTCATCCTAACATGAGTGTGGTACTTGTCGGAGGCAAAGCTGGTATAGtatcattattttctattggCGGAGATGTTAACAGCAAACTTCatagctttaaattaaaaaaatggaatGTCACCACTTCACAATTCTCTCCAGACGGTTCTGAAGCATATATTGCATCAAAATTATGTCACAGCTACTGTGTATATAATCTAGCAAAAGCCGAGCCAATGTTGGTCCAGTTGCCAAGGATAGTAAAAACagcaaaaatattcaaactatCACCTGATGGGAAATTCATAGCAACAAGTGATGGTTTCGATGAAATCTACATCATATGTGCCAAttcaaaagaattattaagaGCACTGAAGCATAACACAAATGTAGAATCAGTAGTATTCAGTAATAACTCAGAAAATTTGTACTGCTATGGCATTCAAGGTGAAATTACTGTGTGGGATCTGTCTATGTTCAGatcaataaagaaatttatggaTAACGGCTGTATTACCGCATCTAAAATAGCAATGAGTCATTGCGGTCAATTATTAGCCACTGGAAGCGGGGAAggtatagttaatatatatgaaacaaaaaatctgGCAACACAAAATCCATTACCTCTTAAGACTATTATGAATTTGACAACAAAAATAACCGAtctgaaatttaattctacGACAGAGATATTATCTATAACATCCAGTTATTTTCCTAATGCCctcaaattaatacatataccaTCTTATCATGTGTTCTGTAATTTCCCCAAACAAAACCTGTACCAAGTCGAAACTGTCAGCTTTTCACCCAACAGTGGATATATGGGCATTGGTAATAACAAAGGCTGTGCTTATTTGTATagacttaaacattttaaaaactattag
- the LOC116766911 gene encoding protein CutA homolog, with amino-acid sequence MLTFINRKTILTLYISIIRPTFLVATSNMSSGIVDADKYSVAYVTVPNIDVGKSIGHTLVKNKVAACVNIIPGVTSIYEWKNEIAEDSEALLMIKTRTSLVDKLTELVRANHPYEVCEVISLPIKNGNPPYLKWIGDTVPDVN; translated from the exons ATGCTTACGTTTATAAATCGTAAAACAATTCTTACTTTGTACATATCAATAATAAGGCCGACTTTCCTAGTAGCCACATCCAACATGTCTTCAGGGATTGTCGATGCCg ataAATACTCGGTCGCTTACGTAACTGTGCCCAATATCGATGTTGGTAAATCCATTGGACATACTCTAGTCAAAAACAAAGTAGCTGCTTGTGTTAATATCATACCTGGAGTAACCTCAATTTATGAATGGAAAAATGAAATTGCTGAAGATAGTGAG GCTCTGTTAATGATAAAAACTCGCACATCATTAGTGGATAAGCTGACGGAACTGGTGCGAGCCAACCATCCTTATGAAGTATGTGAGGTCATCTCATTACCCATCAAAAACGGCAACCCTCCTTATTTGAAATGGATTGGAGACACAGTGCCTGAtgtcaattaa